In one Corythoichthys intestinalis isolate RoL2023-P3 chromosome 16, ASM3026506v1, whole genome shotgun sequence genomic region, the following are encoded:
- the LOC130904708 gene encoding palmdelphin-like — protein MAQRMFQESGKDGRSVLGMLTVQVERDPKTGAAVVKSVAPMTTPVSEPLATTVFDDGRRSIHAVCESGFHPSTEELGQILSFVDDVGMQVMLDEVTVTANETEPKLDNAEANGVPVKKTQASVNRSMSKENHLSVNRHISPNSEANLMTEVSASMRSEKDANVMVLRDTSGKEVTMEDQDLEESPVTLLFLGYTDSTTTQEDPNMLTAERVIISDDGEENSVADQGAGKENPSDMYRNISPKENVQTSQVLEDRANKKSSAPAAEDGKSPSKRKTCQCCSVM, from the exons ATGGCACAAAGAATGTTTCAAGAAAGTGGGAAGGATGGCCGCTCAG TTTTAGGAATGCTAACAGTTCAGGTGGAAAGGGATCCAAAGACAGGAGCTGCAGTGGTGAAGTCTGTGGCTCCCATGACCACACCAGTCAGTGAGCCCCTGGCCACCACCGTCTTTGACGACGGCAGGAGAAGCATCCATGCGGTCTGTGAGTCAGGCTTTCATCCCTCAACTGAAGAGCTCGGGCAGATTTTGAGTTTTGTTGATGACGTTGGGATGCAAGTAATGCTAGATGAGGTCACGGTCACTGCAAATGAAACAGAACCTAAGCTGGATAATGCAGAAGCCAACGGTGTTCCAGTCAAAAAAACACAAGCCTCTGTCAATCGGTCTATGTCTAAAGAAAACCATCTGTCGGTAAACAGACACATAAGTCCTAACTCTGAAGCTAACCTGATGACAGAGGTCAGTGCGAGTATGAGATCTGAGAAGGATGCAAATGTGATGGTGCTTAGAGACACATCAGGAAAAGAGGTGACCATGGAGGATCAAGATTTGGAGGAAAGCCCAGTTACACTTTTGTTCCTGGGGTACACTGATTCCACAACTACCCAAGAAGACCCAAACATGCTCACTGCTGAAAGAGTGATCATCTCAGATGATGGAGAGGAAAACAGTGTGGCAGATCAGGGGGCAGGAAAAGAGAATCCAAGCGATATGTATCGAAACATATCCCCGAAGGAAAATGTTCAAACATCTCAAGTCCTGGAAGATCGTGCTAATAAAAAATCCTCCGCGCCTGCTGCCGAGGATGGAAAAAGCCCTTCTAAACGCAAGACCTGTCAGTGTTGTTCTGTCATGTAA
- the LOC130904460 gene encoding uncharacterized protein LOC130904460, whose protein sequence is MTDRRLSEPKAKKQIEMKNDVENVDADSKRCLVERNKSSRETQIHENVLGKVHLTSSDRKGNKGGRERNNDEFWRIASDILQGEQLLHRLQMVQQRQEADMQTCQEEHEKEHGKFLTEDLVTREGNNSGEDEKEEIRLHTINSDKTNPLENEITEEKESGKTQEVIPTQPEHDITTKAADHSDENPSVSVCKEWIPINSAETICNATSFRSSCHRLSVTETSTERRIHEDAQGKQNLQRAAGILNLADDPDVLEIPFNTNIMFELLPTKICPGQDNDCLVSKQKMLDEVNRENQRGLGTTRQREVQKGFREGNTHQLKERKLLFEAFQQDTTQGPTRLRKPLTTSITNQVCPTVLERTRSLDMFSTLERKKSLENLHSTMPSGGSRDKTRLSPYPKQDKNVRLYRSSDSISSEPTTQITESSSSVGLDKVQLEAPLFKQNPFFKLRPALALKPEVEKEIREAEAREDELRRQRRTIYGDKRQSSQEVDKASHTLTVIPGAKQELRGKLERVWPPPSNKEHLKSEQTKGPSVHKAGSQRSHLWQRWEFGQINGQHSAEKD, encoded by the exons ATGACTGATAGAAGACTTAGTGAACCAAAAGCTAAGAAGcaaatagaaatgaaaaatgATGTAGAGAACGTTGACGCTGACTCAAAGCGTTGCTTGGTAGAGAGAAACAAAAGCAGTCGTGAGACACAAATTCACGAAAATGTTTTAGGGAAAGTGCATTTAACCTCATCTGATAGGAAAGGAAATAAGGGAGGAAGAGAAAGGAACAATGACGAATTTTGGAGAATAGCTTCTGATATTCTTCAAGGTGAGCAACTACTTCACCGTCTGCAAATGGTGCAACAACGGCAGGAGGCAGATATGCAAACCTGCCAGGAAGAACATGAGAAGGAACATGGGAAGTTTCTGACTGAAGATTTGGTAACAAGAGAAGGGAACAACTCAGGTGAAGATGAGAAAGAAGAGATAAGACTTCACACCATCAATTCTGACAAGACAAATCCATTGGAGAACGAAATCACTGAAGAGAAAGAGAGTGGAAAAACTCAAGAAGTCATACCTACACAGCCTGAGCACGATATTACCACTAAAGCAGCAGATCATTCTGATGAGAATCCTAGTGTCAGTGTGTGTAAAGAGTGGATTCCAATCAATTCCGCAGAAACCATTTGCAATGCAACTTCCTTTCGATCCTCTTGCCACCGACTCTCTGTCACAGAGACCTCAACAGAGAGGCGAATCCATGAGGATGCCCAAGGGAAACAGAACCTTCAGAGAGCTGCAGGGATTTTAAACTTGGCAGATGACCCAGACGTACTGGAGATCCCTTTTAATACCAACATAATGTTTGAACTACTTCCCACAAAAATATGTCCAGGCCAAGACAATGATTGTTTGGTTTCAAAGCAGAAAATGCTGGATGAGGTAAATCGGGAAAATCAGAGAGGTCTTGGTACAACTAGACAGAGGGAAGTCCAAAAGGGGTTCCGTGAAGGGAACACACATCAATTAAAGGAGAGGAAATTGCTGTTTGAAGCGTTCCAGCAGGATACCACACAGGGTCCGACCAGACTGAGGAAGCCCCTTACTACATCAATCACGAATCAAGTTTGTCCCACAGTGCTAGAACGCACACGTAGCCTGGATATGTTTTCGACCTTAGAGAGGAAGAAAAGTTTGGAAAACCTGCACTCAACGATGCCAAGTGGTGGATCACGAGATAAAACACGATTATCTCCATACCCAAAGCAGGACAAAAATGTACGTCTTTATAGAAGTTCAGACTCCATAAGCTCTGAGCCCACCACACAAATAACAGAAAGTAGCAGCTCAGTAGGGTTGGACAAGGTACAACTGGAAGCTCCCTTATTCAAACAAAACCCTTTCTTCAAGCTGCGTCCAGCATTGGCGCTGAAGCCGGAGGTTGAGAAGGAAATCCGGGAAGCTGAAGCAAGAGAAGATGAGCTTCGCAGACAAAGGCGTACCATCTACGGAGATAAGCGACAGAGTTCACAGGAGGTTGACAAGGCCTCCCACACGTTGACTGTCATACCAG GTGCAAAGCAAGAGTTGCGAGGTAAACTGGAACGAGTCTGGCCACCTCCGAGCAACAAAGAACATCTAAAATCTGAACAGACTAAG GGGCCGAGTGTGCACAAAGCAGGAAGTCAGAGGTCTCATCTGTGGCAACGCTGGGAGTTTGGTCAGATCAATGGGCAGCATTCAGCAGAAAAGGACTGA